One segment of Agromyces albus DNA contains the following:
- a CDS encoding DNA polymerase III subunit gamma and tau, producing the protein MVTALYRRYRPETFAEMIGQSQVTEPLMTALRTDRVNHAYLFSGPRGCGKTTSARILARCLNCAEGPTDTPCGVCPSCVELSRGGSGSLDVVEIDAASHNGVDDARDLRERAVFAPARDRYKIFILDEAHMVTPQGFNALLKLVEEPPEHIKFIFATTEPDKVLGTIRSRTHHYPFRLVPPGPMLEYVQQLCTEEGVEVAPGVLPLVVRAGGGSPRDTLSLLDQLIAGSEGPTIDYERAVALLGYTHAALLDEVVDAIGASDAAGAFAAADRVVQTGQDPRRFVEDLLERLRDLIVVAASSPEAAAAVFRGIPTDELARMAAQAKAFGSAELSRVADLVNQTLTEMTGATSPRLHLELMLARVLVPSSDDTERGALARVERLERRVGVTDSATDAASPAPPVRAAALAPSAPAAPVAPPAPARASAEAPGPAGADGAGAAAATEPSRAPATAVPVSKPSRTPAEAPAASGEPQAAAAPSAASAPVKPVGPVTLQQVRDAWPEVLASLQRTKRSAWMVAFTAQVREFRDDDVLVLAFPSEHDVAGFRGGAPGQSVSELLRGAIIEVLGVRVKFIAKVEGPGSAAPRSGAAPQSDAPSPAPGVGGGIGDTGASSAATGAPTGATATPAAAVAGASAAPTPSVPPRADDAQARAASPTAQRTPNTATKRPATAAPAATVDSWATVAIPNDASELDETPADPVSGSRSEPADSASDTVAADPTTASAASAAAASVTSVVLADVSSADVPDDADAPPEDFEPPFDPGPVPDIVTETSVPDAAPAGATTGGGIQRYGESVVREVLGATFLEEVEAPSRPGFGERG; encoded by the coding sequence GTGGTCACCGCCCTGTATCGCCGCTACCGGCCTGAGACGTTCGCCGAGATGATCGGCCAGTCCCAGGTGACCGAGCCACTCATGACCGCGCTTCGAACCGACCGGGTGAACCACGCCTACCTCTTCAGCGGCCCGCGCGGCTGCGGCAAGACCACCTCGGCTCGCATTCTCGCGCGGTGCCTCAACTGCGCAGAGGGCCCCACCGACACCCCGTGCGGCGTGTGCCCGAGCTGCGTCGAGCTCTCCCGAGGCGGCAGCGGATCGCTCGACGTCGTCGAGATCGACGCGGCGAGTCACAATGGCGTCGACGACGCGCGCGACCTGCGCGAGCGTGCGGTGTTCGCACCGGCTCGCGACCGCTACAAGATCTTCATCCTCGACGAGGCGCACATGGTGACGCCGCAGGGCTTCAACGCGTTGCTCAAGCTCGTCGAAGAGCCGCCAGAGCACATCAAGTTCATCTTCGCCACGACCGAGCCCGACAAGGTGCTCGGCACCATCCGCTCGCGCACCCACCACTACCCGTTCCGCCTCGTACCGCCCGGCCCGATGCTCGAGTACGTGCAGCAGCTCTGCACCGAAGAGGGCGTCGAGGTCGCGCCCGGTGTGCTGCCGCTCGTCGTGCGCGCCGGCGGCGGGTCGCCGCGAGACACCCTGTCGCTCCTCGATCAGCTCATCGCCGGTTCCGAGGGGCCCACCATCGACTACGAGCGTGCCGTCGCGCTGCTCGGCTACACGCACGCGGCCCTCCTCGACGAGGTCGTCGATGCGATCGGCGCGAGCGATGCCGCCGGTGCCTTCGCCGCCGCCGATCGTGTCGTGCAGACGGGGCAAGACCCGCGCCGTTTCGTCGAAGACCTGCTCGAGCGCCTGCGCGACCTCATCGTGGTGGCGGCGTCGTCGCCCGAGGCCGCGGCTGCGGTGTTCCGCGGCATCCCGACCGACGAGCTCGCCCGCATGGCCGCGCAGGCGAAGGCCTTCGGCTCGGCCGAGCTCTCGCGCGTCGCCGACCTCGTGAACCAGACCCTCACCGAGATGACCGGCGCCACGTCGCCGCGCCTGCACCTCGAGCTCATGCTCGCCCGCGTGCTCGTGCCCTCGAGCGACGACACCGAGCGCGGCGCCCTCGCGCGGGTCGAGCGCCTCGAGCGCCGGGTCGGCGTGACTGATTCGGCGACGGATGCCGCGAGCCCGGCGCCGCCCGTGCGTGCGGCTGCGCTGGCGCCCTCTGCACCTGCTGCGCCCGTTGCGCCGCCCGCCCCTGCGCGTGCTTCCGCGGAGGCTCCGGGCCCCGCCGGCGCCGATGGCGCGGGCGCCGCTGCCGCGACCGAACCCTCGCGTGCGCCGGCCACGGCAGTCCCGGTTTCGAAGCCCTCACGAACTCCGGCGGAAGCGCCGGCCGCGTCGGGGGAACCGCAGGCCGCAGCGGCACCTTCCGCGGCATCCGCGCCCGTGAAACCGGTCGGCCCGGTCACCCTCCAGCAGGTGCGCGACGCCTGGCCCGAGGTGCTGGCGTCGTTGCAGCGCACCAAGCGCAGTGCGTGGATGGTCGCGTTCACGGCGCAAGTACGCGAGTTCCGCGACGACGACGTGCTCGTGCTCGCGTTCCCGAGTGAACACGACGTCGCCGGATTCCGTGGCGGCGCTCCCGGCCAGAGCGTGAGCGAGCTCCTGCGCGGCGCGATCATCGAGGTGCTCGGCGTGCGCGTGAAGTTCATCGCCAAGGTCGAGGGGCCAGGTTCCGCGGCGCCTCGCAGCGGCGCGGCGCCGCAGTCCGACGCACCGTCGCCGGCGCCGGGTGTCGGCGGCGGCATCGGCGACACCGGCGCGAGCTCCGCTGCCACCGGCGCCCCGACCGGGGCAACCGCCACTCCCGCCGCGGCAGTTGCTGGTGCGTCTGCCGCTCCGACACCCTCGGTGCCGCCACGCGCAGACGACGCCCAAGCTCGTGCCGCGAGCCCGACAGCCCAGCGCACGCCGAACACGGCGACCAAGCGACCGGCTACGGCCGCGCCTGCCGCCACGGTCGACTCCTGGGCGACGGTCGCCATCCCCAACGATGCGAGCGAGCTCGACGAGACACCTGCTGATCCGGTCTCCGGCTCGCGCTCAGAGCCAGCCGACTCGGCATCCGACACGGTCGCGGCCGATCCCACGACCGCGTCCGCGGCCAGCGCTGCTGCCGCATCCGTCACCTCCGTCGTCCTGGCCGACGTCTCTTCCGCAGACGTGCCCGATGACGCCGATGCGCCTCCCGAAGACTTCGAGCCGCCGTTCGACCCGGGTCCGGTGCCCGACATCGTGACCGAGACATCCGTGCCCGACGCTGCGCCTGCCGGTGCGACCACCGGCGGTGGCATCCAGCGCTACGGCGAGTCGGTCGTGCGCGAGGTGCTCGGCGCCACCTTCCTCGAAGAGGTCGAGGCGCCCTCGCGGCCCGGCTTCGGGGAGCGTGGGTAA
- the recR gene encoding recombination mediator RecR, producing the protein MYEGIVQELIDELGRLPGIGPKSAQRIAFHIVQTEHFDVTRLAEILAEVREKVRFCEICGNVSEQATCSICRDPRRDPALICVVEEAKDVVAIERTREFRGLYHVLGGAISPIDGIGPDELRIRQLMQRLADGTVTEVIIATDPNLEGEATATYLSRLLTTLEIRVTRLASGLPVGGDLEYADEVTLGRAFEGRRVVG; encoded by the coding sequence GTGTACGAAGGCATCGTCCAAGAGCTGATCGACGAACTCGGCCGCCTCCCCGGCATCGGCCCGAAGTCGGCACAGCGCATCGCGTTCCACATCGTGCAGACCGAGCACTTCGACGTCACCCGGCTCGCCGAGATCCTCGCCGAGGTGCGCGAGAAGGTGCGCTTCTGCGAGATCTGCGGCAATGTCTCCGAGCAGGCAACATGCTCCATCTGTCGTGACCCACGCCGCGACCCCGCGCTCATCTGCGTCGTCGAAGAGGCGAAAGACGTGGTCGCGATCGAGCGCACTCGCGAGTTCCGCGGTCTCTACCACGTGCTCGGCGGCGCCATCAGCCCGATCGACGGCATCGGCCCCGACGAGCTCCGTATCCGCCAGCTCATGCAGCGCCTCGCCGACGGAACCGTCACCGAGGTCATCATCGCCACCGACCCCAACCTCGAGGGCGAAGCGACCGCGACCTACCTCAGCCGCCTGCTCACCACCCTCGAGATCCGGGTCACCCGCCTCGCCTCGGGTCTTCCCGTCGGCGGCGACCTCGAGTACGCCGACGAGGTCACTCTCGGTCGCGCCTTCGAGGGCCGCAGGGTCGTCGGCTAG
- a CDS encoding nuclear transport factor 2 family protein — MASAGAEWVANYVAAWESNDPEQIGALFTDDAAYLPNPDDEPRRGRDAIIAGWLEDRDEPGTWSFDWKILHEDEGFVVVQGRTEYPAEKDYLNLWIVRLDPDGRATEFTEWYMPRPH; from the coding sequence GTGGCGAGCGCAGGAGCGGAGTGGGTCGCGAACTACGTCGCGGCGTGGGAATCGAACGATCCCGAGCAGATCGGCGCGTTGTTCACCGATGACGCCGCGTACCTTCCGAACCCCGATGACGAGCCGCGGCGAGGCCGCGACGCGATCATCGCCGGCTGGCTGGAGGATCGCGACGAGCCGGGCACGTGGTCGTTCGACTGGAAGATCCTGCACGAAGACGAGGGCTTCGTGGTCGTGCAGGGGCGCACGGAGTATCCGGCCGAGAAGGACTATCTGAACCTGTGGATCGTCCGGCTCGACCCAGACGGTCGCGCGACCGAGTTCACCGAGTGGTACATGCCGCGGCCGCACTGA
- a CDS encoding aspartate kinase has product MSLIVQKYGGSSVADAESIKRVAKRIVETRKAGNDVVVAVSAMGDTTDELLDLANEVTPIPAPRELDMLLSAGERISMALLAMAIKSMGHEARSFTGSQAGMITDATHGAARIVDVTPVRLREALDDGAIVIVAGFQGFNRDTRDITTLGRGGSDTTAVALAAALEADICEIYTDVDGVFTSDPRVVKKARKLDRITSEEMLELAASGAKVLHIRAVEFARRHGVTLHVRSSFNNSEGTIVYDPSRLPEGETVEESVIAGVAVDLTEAKITIVGVPDVPGVAAKIFKIVANTNANVDMIVQNVSAASTGRTDISFTLPKTDGQRALTALSSAQEAVGFTSLQYDDQIGKVSLVGAAMRSAAGVSARLFEALYEAGINIEMISTSEIRISVVTRADSVHAAARAVHTAFELDGEDDAVVHAGTGR; this is encoded by the coding sequence GTGAGCTTGATCGTGCAGAAATACGGCGGATCGTCTGTCGCCGACGCAGAGAGCATCAAGCGGGTCGCCAAGCGCATCGTCGAGACCCGCAAGGCGGGCAACGACGTCGTCGTGGCTGTCTCCGCGATGGGCGACACGACCGATGAGCTGCTCGATCTCGCGAACGAGGTCACGCCCATTCCGGCGCCCCGCGAACTCGACATGCTGCTCTCGGCGGGCGAGCGCATCTCCATGGCGCTGCTCGCGATGGCGATCAAGAGCATGGGCCACGAGGCGCGTTCGTTCACGGGCAGCCAGGCCGGCATGATCACGGATGCCACGCACGGCGCTGCTCGCATCGTCGACGTCACCCCGGTTCGGCTGCGCGAGGCGCTCGACGACGGCGCCATCGTCATCGTCGCCGGCTTCCAGGGCTTCAACCGCGACACCCGCGACATCACGACCCTCGGCCGCGGCGGCAGCGACACCACGGCGGTGGCGCTCGCGGCGGCTCTGGAGGCCGACATCTGCGAGATCTACACTGATGTAGACGGCGTGTTCACGTCCGACCCGCGCGTGGTGAAGAAGGCCCGCAAGCTCGACCGCATCACGAGCGAGGAGATGCTCGAGCTCGCGGCATCCGGAGCCAAGGTCTTGCACATCAGGGCCGTCGAGTTCGCTCGCCGGCACGGCGTGACCCTGCACGTGCGTTCGTCGTTCAACAACAGTGAGGGCACGATCGTCTACGATCCCTCGCGTCTTCCCGAAGGAGAAACTGTGGAAGAGTCCGTCATCGCCGGTGTCGCGGTCGACCTCACCGAGGCCAAGATCACGATCGTCGGCGTGCCCGACGTGCCCGGCGTCGCCGCGAAGATCTTCAAGATCGTCGCCAACACGAACGCGAACGTCGACATGATCGTGCAGAACGTCTCGGCCGCCTCCACGGGTCGCACCGACATCTCGTTCACCCTGCCGAAGACCGACGGCCAGCGGGCGCTCACCGCGCTCTCGAGCGCGCAAGAGGCCGTGGGCTTCACCTCGTTGCAGTACGACGACCAGATCGGCAAGGTCTCGCTCGTCGGCGCCGCCATGCGCTCGGCAGCGGGTGTCTCGGCGCGACTCTTCGAGGCGCTCTACGAAGCGGGCATCAACATCGAGATGATCTCCACGAGCGAGATCCGCATCTCGGTCGTCACGCGCGCCGACAGCGTGCACGCCGCCGCGCGCGCCGTGCACACGGCGTTCGAGCTCGACGGCGAAGACGACGCGGTCGTGCACGCCGGCACCGGCCGCTGA